A single Cannabis sativa cultivar Pink pepper isolate KNU-18-1 chromosome 7, ASM2916894v1, whole genome shotgun sequence DNA region contains:
- the LOC115696909 gene encoding cannabichromenic acid synthase-like produces the protein MNCSTFSFWFVCKIIFFFLSFNIQISIANPQENFLKCFSEYIPNNPRNPKFIYTQHDQLYMSVLNSTIQNLRFTSDTTPKPLVIVTPSNVSHIQASILCSKKVGLQIRTRSGGHDAEGLSYISQVPFAIVDLRNIHTVKVDIHSQTAWVEAGATLGEVYYWINEMNENFSFPGGYCPTVGVGGHFSGGGYGALMRNYGLAADNIIDAHLVNVDGKVLDRKSMGEDLFWAIRGGGGENFGIIAAWKIKLVVVPSKATIFSVKKNMEIHGLVKLFNKWQNIAYKYDKDLMLTTHFRTRNITDNHGKNKTTVHGYFSSIFLGGVDSLVDLMNKSFPELGIKKTDCKELSWIDTTIFYSGVVNYNTANFKKEILLDRSAGKKTAFSIKLD, from the coding sequence ATGAATTGCTCAACATTCTCCTTTTGGTTTGTttgcaaaataatatttttctttctctcaTTCAATATCCAAATTTCAATAGCTAATCCTCAAGAAAACTTCCTTAAATGCTTCTCGGAATATATTCCTAACAATCCGAGAAATCCAAAATTCATATACACTCAACACGACCAATTGTATATGTCTGTCCTGAATTCGACAATACAAAATCTTAGATTCACCTCTGATACAACCCCAAAACCACTCGTTATTGTCACTCCTTCAAATGTCTCCCATATCCAGGCCAGTATTCTCTGCTCCAAGAAAGTTGGTTTGCAGATTCGAACTCGAAGCGGTGGCCATGATGCTGAGGGTTTGTCCTACATATCTCAAGTCCCATTTGCTATAGTAGACTTGAGAAACATCCATACGGTCAAAGTAGATATTCATAGCCAAACTGCGTGGGTTGAAGCCGGAGCTACCCTTGGAGAAGTTTATTATTGGATCAATGAGATGAATGAGAATTTTAGTTTTCCTGGTGGGTATTGCCCTACTGTTGGCGTAGGTGGACACTTTAGTGGAGGAGGCTATGGAGCATTGATGCGAAATTATGGCCTTGCGGCTGATAATATCATTGATGCACACTTAGTCAATGTTGATGGAAAAGTTCTAGATCGAAAATCCATGGGAGAAGATCTATTTTGGGCTATACGTGGTGGAGGAGGAGAAAACTTTGGAATCATTGCAGCATGGAAAATCAAACTTGTTGTTGTCCCATCAAAGGCTACTATATTCAGTGTTAAAAAGAACATGGAGATACATGGGCTTGTCAAGTTATTTAACAAATGGCAAAATATTGCTTACAAGTATGACAAAGATTTAATGCTCACGACTCACTTCAGAACTAGGAATATTACAGATAATCATGGGAAGAATAAGACTACAGTACATGGTTACTTCTCTTCCATTTTTCTTGGTGGAGTGGATAGTCTAGTTGACTTGATGAACAAGAGCTTTCCTGAGTTGGGTATTAAAAAAACTGATTGCAAAGAATTGAGCTGGATTGATACAACCATCTTCTACAGTGGTGTTGTAAATTACAACACTGctaattttaaaaaggaaattttGCTTGATAGATCAGCTGGGAAGAAGACGGCTTTCTCAATTAAGTTAGATTag